In a single window of the Clarias gariepinus isolate MV-2021 ecotype Netherlands chromosome 16, CGAR_prim_01v2, whole genome shotgun sequence genome:
- the LOC128544835 gene encoding ferritin, middle subunit-like produces METSQIRQNYHRDCEAAINKMINMELYASYTYTSMANYFTRDDVALEGFAHFFKENAHEEREHAEKFMSLQNKRGGRIFLQDVKKPERDEWGNGLEAMQCALELEKKVNQALLDLHKLATDKKDPHLCDFLETHYLNEQVETIKKLGDHITNLTKMGATNDRMAEYLFDKHTLGEKS; encoded by the exons ATGGAGACTTCTCAGATCCGTCAGAACTACCACCGCGACTGCGAGGCCGCCATTAACAAGATGATAAACATGGAGCTTTACGCCTCCTACACCTACACCTCCATG gcTAATTACTTCACTCGCGATGACGTCGCGCTCGAGGGCTTCGCGCATTTTTTCAAAGAGAACGCGCACGAGGAGCGCGAGCATGCCGAGAAGTTCATGTCGCTCCAGAACAAGAGAGGCGGCCGCATTTTCCTCCAAGACGTCAAG AAACCGGAGCGTGATGAGTGGGGCAATGGACTGGAGGCCATGCAGTGCGCTCTGGAGCTGGAGAAGAAGGTGAACCAGGCTCTGCTGGACCTGCACAAACTCGCCACTGATAAAAAAGATCCTCAT CTGTGTGACTTCCTGGAGACTCACTACCTGAACGAGCAGGTGGAGACCATCAAGAAACTGGGTGACCACATCACCAACCTCACCAAGATGGGTGCTACCAACGACCGCATGGCTGAGTACCTGTTTGATAAACACACCCTGGGAGAAAAGAGTTAA
- the LOC128544778 gene encoding ferritin, middle subunit-like: METSQIRQNYHRDSEAAINKMINMELYASYTYTSMAYYFTRDDVALEGFAHFFKENAHEEREHAEKFMSLQNKRGGRIFLQDIKKPERDEWGNGLEAMQCALELEKKVNQALLDLHKLATDKGDPHLCDFLETHYLNEQVETIKKLGDHITNLTKMGATNDRMAEYLFDKHTLGEKS; encoded by the exons ATGGAGACTTCTCAGATCCGTCAGAACTACCACCGCGACAGCGAGGCCGCCATTAACAAGATGATAAACATGGAGCTTTACGCCTCCTACACCTACACCTCCATG GCTTATTACTTTACTCGCGATGATGTCGCGCTCGAGGGCTTCGCGCATTTCTTCAAAGAGAACGCGCACGAGGAGCGCGAGCACGCCGAGAAGTTCATGTCGCTCCAGAACAAGAGAGGCGGCCGCATTTTCCTCCAGGACATCAAG aaacCGGAGCGTGATGAGTGGGGCAATGGACTGGAGGCCATGCAGTGCGCTCTGGAGCTGGAGAAGAAGGTGAACCAGGCTCTGCTGGACCTGCACAAACTCGCCACTGATAAAGGAGATCCTCAT CTGTGTGACTTCCTGGAGACTCACTACCTAAACGAGCAGGTGGAGACCATCAAGAAACTGGGTGACCACATCACCAACCTCACCAAGATGGGTGCTACCAACGACCGCATGGCTGAGTACCTGTTTGATAAACACACCCTGGGAGAAAAGAGTTAA
- the LOC128544822 gene encoding ferritin, middle subunit-like, producing METSQIRQNYHRNCEAAINKMINMELYASYTYTSMANYFTRDDVALEGFAHFFKENAHEEREHAEKFMSLQNKRGGRIFLQDVKKPERNEWGNGLEAMQCALELEKKVNQALLDLHKLVTDKGDPHLCDFLETHYLNEQVETIKKLGDHITNLTKMDAGNNRMAEYLFDKHTLGEKS from the exons ATGGAGACTTCTCAGATCCGTCAGAACTACCACCGCAACTGCGAGGCCGCCATTAACAAGATGATAAACATGGAGCTTTACGCCTCCTACACCTACACCTCCATG GCTAATTACTTTACTCGCGATGACGTCGCGCTTGAGGGCTTCGCGCATTTCTTCAAAGAGAACGCGCACGAGGAGCGCGAGCACGCCGAGAAGTTCATGTCGCTCCAGAACAAGAGAGGCGGCCGCATTTTCCTCCAGGACGTCAAG AAACCAGAACGTAATGAGTGGGGCAATGGACTGGAGGCCATGCAGTGCGCTCTGGAGCTGGAGAAGAAGGTGAACCAGGCTCTGCTGGACCTGCACAAACTCGTCACTGATAAAGGAGATCCTCAT CTGTGTGACTTCCTGGAGACTCACTACCTGAACGAGCAGGTGGAGACCATCAAGAAACTGGGTGACCACATCACCAACCTCACCAAGATGGACGCCGGGAACAACCGCATGGCCGAGTACCTGTTTGATAAACACACCCTGGGAGAGAAGAGTTAA